The following proteins are encoded in a genomic region of Arachis stenosperma cultivar V10309 chromosome 4, arast.V10309.gnm1.PFL2, whole genome shotgun sequence:
- the LOC130976578 gene encoding uncharacterized protein LOC130976578 isoform X1: MPSPVPRWQDYCPNIKDELFKGFLEKHEFASNYDKAMARTVWNKTMHDRYPNILKRARDRAFKEANSTSIADIKGHGPKAMKVDVWNGLVDHWLDSKWQNKSVAGQKNRAAMPTHKLHTAGSISFGEHKRRKEAKLKRRVSFLEVYDDVHKKKSGEYVSKVSKEIIHRFSTMAHAYQNMLLAMCVESRANVELPLPASDQDPQTNKG, from the exons ATGCCTTCTCCAGTGCCAAGATGGCAGGATTATTGTCCAAACATAAAGGACGAATTGTTTAAAGGTTTTTTG GAAAAACATGAATTTGCATCGAATTATGATAAGGCTATGGCAAGAACTGTTTGGAATAAGACAATGCATGACCGCTATcctaatattttgaaaagagcAAGGGATAGAGCTTTTAAGGAGGCAAACTCTACTAGTATTGCTGATATTAAGGGTCATGGACCTAAAGCAATGAAAGTTGATGTTTGGAATGGCTTAGTTGATCATTGGTTAGATTCAAAGTGGCAAAACAAGTCTGTGGCCGGCCAAAAAAATAGGGCTGCTATGCCTACTCATAAACTACACACTGCAGGGTCTATCAGTTTTGGCGAACACAAGAGAAGAAAg GAAGCTAAGTTGAAGCGTCGTGTATCTTTCCTTGAAGTATATGATGATGTTCATAAGAAAAAAAGTGGAGAATATGTTTCTAAAGTATCCAAGGAAATTATT CACAGATTTTCCACAATGGCTCATGCATATCAGAATATGTTACTCGCCATGTGTGTTGAATCCAGAGCCAACGTAGAGCTCCCACTTCCTGCATCAGATCAAGATCCTCAGACAAATAAAGGTTGA
- the LOC130976578 gene encoding uncharacterized protein LOC130976578 isoform X3, translating into MPSPVPRWQDYCPNIKDELFKGFLEKHEFASNYDKAMARTVWNKTMHDRYPNILKRARDRAFKEANSTSIADIKGHGPKAMKVDVWNGLVDHWLDSKWQNKSVAGQKNRAAMPTHKLHTAGSISFGEHKRRKEAKLKRRVSFLEVYDDVHKKKSGEYVSKVSKEIIQVHEC; encoded by the exons ATGCCTTCTCCAGTGCCAAGATGGCAGGATTATTGTCCAAACATAAAGGACGAATTGTTTAAAGGTTTTTTG GAAAAACATGAATTTGCATCGAATTATGATAAGGCTATGGCAAGAACTGTTTGGAATAAGACAATGCATGACCGCTATcctaatattttgaaaagagcAAGGGATAGAGCTTTTAAGGAGGCAAACTCTACTAGTATTGCTGATATTAAGGGTCATGGACCTAAAGCAATGAAAGTTGATGTTTGGAATGGCTTAGTTGATCATTGGTTAGATTCAAAGTGGCAAAACAAGTCTGTGGCCGGCCAAAAAAATAGGGCTGCTATGCCTACTCATAAACTACACACTGCAGGGTCTATCAGTTTTGGCGAACACAAGAGAAGAAAg GAAGCTAAGTTGAAGCGTCGTGTATCTTTCCTTGAAGTATATGATGATGTTCATAAGAAAAAAAGTGGAGAATATGTTTCTAAAGTATCCAAGGAAATTATT CAAGTTCATGAGTGTTGA
- the LOC130976578 gene encoding uncharacterized protein LOC130976578 isoform X2 translates to MPSPVPRWQDYCPNIKDELFKGFLEKHEFASNYDKAMARTVWNKTMHDRYPNILKRARDRAFKEANSTSIADIKGHGPKAMKVDVWNGLVDHWLDSKWQNKSVAGQKNRAAMPTHKLHTAGSISFGEHKRRKEAKLKRRVSFLEVYDDVHKKKSGEYVSKVSKEIISQRRAPTSCIRSRSSDK, encoded by the exons ATGCCTTCTCCAGTGCCAAGATGGCAGGATTATTGTCCAAACATAAAGGACGAATTGTTTAAAGGTTTTTTG GAAAAACATGAATTTGCATCGAATTATGATAAGGCTATGGCAAGAACTGTTTGGAATAAGACAATGCATGACCGCTATcctaatattttgaaaagagcAAGGGATAGAGCTTTTAAGGAGGCAAACTCTACTAGTATTGCTGATATTAAGGGTCATGGACCTAAAGCAATGAAAGTTGATGTTTGGAATGGCTTAGTTGATCATTGGTTAGATTCAAAGTGGCAAAACAAGTCTGTGGCCGGCCAAAAAAATAGGGCTGCTATGCCTACTCATAAACTACACACTGCAGGGTCTATCAGTTTTGGCGAACACAAGAGAAGAAAg GAAGCTAAGTTGAAGCGTCGTGTATCTTTCCTTGAAGTATATGATGATGTTCATAAGAAAAAAAGTGGAGAATATGTTTCTAAAGTATCCAAGGAAATTATT AGCCAACGTAGAGCTCCCACTTCCTGCATCAGATCAAGATCCTCAGACAAATAA
- the LOC130976578 gene encoding uncharacterized protein LOC130976578 isoform X4: MARTVWNKTMHDRYPNILKRARDRAFKEANSTSIADIKGHGPKAMKVDVWNGLVDHWLDSKWQNKSVAGQKNRAAMPTHKLHTAGSISFGEHKRRKEAKLKRRVSFLEVYDDVHKKKSGEYVSKVSKEIIHRFSTMAHAYQNMLLAMCVESRANVELPLPASDQDPQTNKG; the protein is encoded by the exons ATGGCAAGAACTGTTTGGAATAAGACAATGCATGACCGCTATcctaatattttgaaaagagcAAGGGATAGAGCTTTTAAGGAGGCAAACTCTACTAGTATTGCTGATATTAAGGGTCATGGACCTAAAGCAATGAAAGTTGATGTTTGGAATGGCTTAGTTGATCATTGGTTAGATTCAAAGTGGCAAAACAAGTCTGTGGCCGGCCAAAAAAATAGGGCTGCTATGCCTACTCATAAACTACACACTGCAGGGTCTATCAGTTTTGGCGAACACAAGAGAAGAAAg GAAGCTAAGTTGAAGCGTCGTGTATCTTTCCTTGAAGTATATGATGATGTTCATAAGAAAAAAAGTGGAGAATATGTTTCTAAAGTATCCAAGGAAATTATT CACAGATTTTCCACAATGGCTCATGCATATCAGAATATGTTACTCGCCATGTGTGTTGAATCCAGAGCCAACGTAGAGCTCCCACTTCCTGCATCAGATCAAGATCCTCAGACAAATAAAGGTTGA